In Hirundo rustica isolate bHirRus1 chromosome 2, bHirRus1.pri.v3, whole genome shotgun sequence, one genomic interval encodes:
- the LOC120749375 gene encoding toll-like receptor 7, whose translation MVPCAKMSNALPFILLSIFPMLLSGAWFPKTLPCDVSSSEGTVTVDCTDRRLTEVPRGIPGNATNLTLSINHIPHIYPTSFNRLENLQEIDFRCNCVPVKLGPKNHVCNSPLKIENGSFAALTGLKSLYLDANQLAEIPRGLPATLTLLSLEANNIFSIQKANFSELGNIEVLYLGQNCYYQNPCNVSFEIERTAFLGLKKLTILSLKSNNLTQIPPNLSSTLKELYIYNNMIQEVQEQDLSGLHNLEILDLSGNCPRCYNAPYPCIPCPKSSVQIHPKAFDSLQNLKILRLHSNSLQSIPSSWFKNIKNLKELDLSQNFLMREIGDAQFLTLIPSLVQLDLSFNFELKVYSPFLNLSETFSSLSNLETLRLKGYVFKELRAQDLHPLLSLSNLTVLDLGTNFIKVADLKVFEKFPALKFIDLSVNKISPSSGESNFYGFCSNPGISVEQYNRQVQQEMHYFRYDVYERSCRSKDKEASSYESLVKEDCLNYGKTLDLSRNNIFFVNPSDFQGLSYLKCLNLSDNAISQTLNGSEFSYMSGLKYLDFSNNRVDLLYQTAFKELKLLEILDLSNNQHYFLAEGVTHVLDFMKNLAHLRKLMMNWNEISTTTDTGMESQSLRILEFRGNRLDALWKDGNDRYLSFFKNLTSLEELDISFNSLSFLPHSVFEKMPPSLKILNLTNNQLKSFIWGNLPSLKNLVTLDLSNNLLSTVPRELSNCTSSLQELMLRNNRIQQLTKYFLRGAFELRYLDLSLNKIEIIKRSSFPENVINNLKMLLLHGNPFKCNCEAVWFVWWINRTQVTIPLLATDVTCAGPGAHKGKSMVFLDLYTCELDTSYLILYALSASAVLGLMVFTVMSHLYFWDVWYSYHYCTAKLKGYRRLSSPAACYDAFIAYDSEDPAVNEWVLQELVERLENQKARQFNLCLEGRDWLPGQPVFDNLSQSIQLSKKTIFVLTHRYIRSGRFKTTFYMAHQRLLDEKMDVIILIFLEKVLQKSRYVRLRKRLCRSSVLEWPTNPQSQPYFWQCLKNAIATSNSLAYNKLLQETV comes from the exons ATG GTACCTTGTGCAAAGATGTCAAATGCATTGCCATTTATCTTGCTCTCCATATTCCCAATGCTGCTGTCAGGGGCTTGGTTTCCCAAAACTTTACCCTGTGACGTCAGTTCTTCAGAAGGTACTGTGACAGTGGACTGCACAGACCGGCGCCTTACAGAAGTCCCCAGAGGGATCCCTGGAAACGCTACCAACCTTACCCTGAGTATTAACCATATTCCCCATATCTACCCAACATCCTTCAATCGTCTTGAAAACCTCCAGGAGATTGACTTCAGATGCAACTGTGTGCCTGTCAAACTAGGGCCCAAAAATCATGTGTGCAACAGCCCACTGAAAATTGAGAATGGAAGTTTTGCTGCTTTGACAGGATTGAAGTCATTGTATTTGGATGCAAACCAGCTGGCAGAAATACCGCGAGGTCTTCCTGCTACTTTAACTCTGCTGAGCCTGGAAGCAAACAACATCTTTTCTATCCAAAAAGCCAACTTCTCAGAGCTAGGAAATATAGAGGTGTTGTACCTTGGACAAAACTGTTACTACCAGAACCCATGCAATGTTTCATTTGAAATTGAGAGAACAGCCTTTCTGGGGCTGAAAAAGTTAACAATACTATCCCTGAAGTCCAACAACTTAACACAAATTCCACCCAATTTGTCATCTACTTTAAAGGAACTGTATATTTACAACAACATGATACAAGAGGTTCAAGAACAGGATTTAAGTGGCCTTCACAACCTAGAAATTCTTGACCTCAGTGGCAATTGCCCACGTTGCTATAATGCCCCGTATCCTTGCATTCCCTGTCCCAAGAGCTCTGTTCAGATACATCCCAAGGCTTTTGATTCGTTGCAAAATTTAAAGATTTTGCGGCTTCACAGTAACTCTCTTCAGAGCATACCCAGCAGCTGGTTTAAAAACATCAAGAATCTGAAAGAACTTGACCTCTCCCAAAATTTCCTCATGAGGGAAATTGGAGATGCTCAGTTTTTGACATTGATCCCCAGCCTCGTGCAGCTTGATCTGTCATTTAATTTTGAACTGAAAGTATATTCTCCCTTCTTGAATCTTTCAGagacattttcttctctctctaaCCTGGAAACCCTGAGGCTCAAGGGTTATGTCTTTAAAGAACTGAGAGCACAAGATCTACATCCACTGCTCAGTCTTAGCAATCTAACCGTGTTGGATCTCGGGACTAATTTTATTAAAGTTGCAGACCTGAAAGTGTTTGAAAAATTCCCAGCTCTTAAGTTCATTGACCTCTCAGTGAATAAAATTTCTCCTTCTTCAGGGGAAAGCAACTTCTATGGATTTTGCTCTAATCCTGGCATTTCAGTTGAGCAATACAACAGGCAAGTACAACAGGAGATGCATTATTTCAGGTATGATGTGTATGAGCGAAGTTGCCGTTCCAAAGACAAAGAGGCTTCTTCCTATGAGTCTCTAGTTAAGGAAGATTGCCTTAACTATGGAAAAACTCTGGATTTAAGCAGAAACAATATATTCTTTGTTAACCCCTCAGACTTCCAGGGCCTTAGCTACCTCAAATGTCTCAACTTGTCAGATAATGCAATAAGTCAAACTTTAAATGGAAGCGAATTTTCTTACATGTCTGGATTGAAATATCTGGATTTTTCTAACAACAGGGTTGATTTGCTATACCAAACTGCTTTCAAAGAATTAAAACTTTTAGAAATTCTAGATCTGAGCAATAACCAGCATTATTTCCTGGCTGAAGGTGTTACTCATGTGCTAGATTTTATGAAAAACCTGGCCCATTTGAGGAAGCTGATGATGAATTGGAATGAGATTTCTACCACTACTGATACCGGAATGGAAAGTCAATCTCTTCGAATTTTAGAATTCAGAGGAAATCGCTTAGATGCTCTCTGGAAGGATGGCAATGATAGATATTTGTCCTTCTTCAAGAATCTGACCAGCCTGGAAGAACTGGATATTTCCTTCAACTCACTCAGTTTTTTGCCTCATAGTGTTTTTGAAAAGATGCCTCCCAGTCTCAAGATCCTCAACTTAACGAATAATCAACTGAAGAGTTTCATCTGGGGAAACCTCCCCTCTCTGAAGAACCTAGTAACTCTGGACCTGAGCAATAACCTTCTGAGTACTGTTCCCCGAGAACTGTCCAATTGCACTTCATCTCTCCAGGAACTGATGCTCCGGAACAATCGCATTCAGCAGTTAaccaaatattttctcagaggTGCTTTTGAACTGAGGTACTTGGACCTCAGCTTAAACAAGATTGAAATAATTAAGAGATCTAGCTTCCCTGAAAATGTCATTAACAACCTGAAGATGCTGCTTTTGCATGGCAATCCTTTTAAGTGTAACTGTGAGGCTGTGTGGTTTGTCTGGTGGATCAATCGGACGCAGGTGACCATTCCTCTTCTGGCCACAGACGTGACCTGTGCTGGCCCAGGGGCACACAAGGGAAAGAGCATGGTTTTCTTGGATCTGTACACCTGTGAGCTGGACACGTCATATTTGATCCTGTATGCTCTGTCAGCTTCAGCTGTCCTTGGCTTGATGGTGTTCACAGTGATGAGCCATCTCTACTTCTGGGATGTGTGGTATAGCTACCATTACTGCACTGCCAAGCTGAAGGGCTATCGGCGCTTGTCTTCACCAGCTGCTTGCTACGATGCCTTTATTGCCTATGACAGTGAAGATCCAGCTGTGAACGAGTGGGTGCTGCAAGAACTGGTTGAGAGGCTGGAAAACCAAAAAGCCAGGCAGTTCAATTTATGCCTGGAAGGAAGGGACTGGCTCCCAGGACAGCCGGTCTTTGATAACCTTTCCCAGAGCATTCAGCTGAGCAAAAAGACCATATTTGTGCTGACCCACAGGTATATTAGAAGTGGCCGCTTCAAGACCACCTTTTATATGGCTCATCAGCGGCTTCTGGATGAAAAAATGGATGTCATTATCTTGATCTTTCTTGAGAAGGTTTTGCAGAAGTCCCGCTATGTCCGCCTGAGGAAGAGGTTGTGCAGAAGTTCAGTCCTGGAATGGCCAACTAATCCCCAGTCTCAGCCCTACTTCTGGCAGTGCCTGAAAAATGCCATAGCTACCAGCAATTCTCTGGCTTACAACAAGCTTCTCCAAGAAACTGTTTAG